A genome region from Nocardia sp. NBC_00565 includes the following:
- a CDS encoding TetR/AcrR family transcriptional regulator has translation MQMPKSRRGGGRRRSAKVDGDARQLILDAAEKLFAAQGFDATATAAIAEGAGVPKGLVFYYFPTKDSILSTLMAERMPAQPIDDIGSVVAPGDPAASLINLDAALNLRDHHSSVLRVIMWREADTHPDVRRQLRRLRDQLLDVTARVLQASAPTPVQPGTLRACAAAWVSAMFAIASSDRLHALDGVPLPTADEIFSVARVVAAGMTQLG, from the coding sequence ATGCAGATGCCGAAATCCCGGCGAGGAGGCGGGCGTCGCCGTAGCGCGAAAGTCGACGGCGACGCCCGTCAGCTCATCCTCGACGCTGCCGAAAAGCTTTTCGCGGCACAGGGATTCGACGCGACCGCGACAGCGGCCATTGCCGAGGGCGCCGGTGTCCCGAAGGGACTGGTCTTCTACTACTTCCCCACCAAGGATTCGATCCTGTCCACGCTGATGGCCGAGCGGATGCCCGCCCAGCCGATCGACGATATCGGCAGTGTGGTCGCGCCGGGCGATCCGGCGGCCAGCCTGATCAATCTCGATGCCGCGCTCAATCTGCGCGATCATCATTCGTCGGTGCTGCGCGTCATCATGTGGCGCGAGGCCGATACCCATCCCGACGTCCGACGCCAACTGCGCCGCCTGCGCGATCAACTGCTCGACGTCACCGCCCGGGTGCTGCAGGCCAGTGCGCCCACTCCAGTCCAGCCCGGTACCTTGCGCGCCTGCGCGGCCGCCTGGGTTTCGGCGATGTTCGCCATTGCCAGCAGCGATCGGCTGCACGCGCTCGATGGCGTACCGCTGCCGACCGCGGATGAAATATTCAGTGTCGCAAGAGTTGTCGCGGCCGGGATGACCCAGCTCGGCTGA
- a CDS encoding SPW repeat domain-containing protein, which produces MFTESRAQDLLAVVLGIFTALSPLWVDTNDNGMWSLIVLGVLIALTGLAQMYRPALTAADYAMGVFGALLFISPWAMDYTDYRGASWTAWVVGVVTVVVAVAALPTVSGRLHDMAPHH; this is translated from the coding sequence ATGTTCACCGAAAGTCGCGCGCAGGATCTCCTAGCCGTTGTGCTGGGCATCTTTACCGCGCTGTCACCCCTGTGGGTGGACACGAACGACAACGGCATGTGGTCGCTGATCGTTTTGGGCGTGCTCATCGCCCTCACCGGCCTGGCGCAGATGTACCGGCCGGCGCTGACGGCCGCGGACTACGCCATGGGCGTGTTCGGCGCATTGCTGTTCATCTCCCCCTGGGCGATGGACTACACCGACTACCGCGGCGCATCCTGGACCGCATGGGTAGTGGGCGTGGTGACGGTAGTGGTCGCGGTGGCGGCGCTGCCGACGGTGTCGGGTCGGCTGCACGATATGGCGCCGCACCACTGA
- a CDS encoding NAD(P)/FAD-dependent oxidoreductase, which produces MNGPIVIIGAGLAGLRTAEELRRAGYEGELILVGEESRLPYDRPPLSKQFVRGETDDTTLRPAEFFDEKQIDLRLNTAATAVDTATRQVRLADGGTLDYDQLIIATGLRPRRLPGLPDLGGVHVLRGHADAAALRAELSDAGTALVVGAGFIGCELAASFRASGVEVVLVEPQPTPLASVLGEKVGALVARMHRAEGVDLRCGTGLDTFLADDADQVRGARLSDGSEVAADLVVIGVGSRPVTDWLADSGIALADPAAGGGVLADEVGRTSVEGVWAVGDVAAWLHETGLRKRVEHWTNAGEQARLLACALLGAEPPTAARVPYFWSDQYDVKIQALGTPSANDDVHVVTDDGRKFLAYYAQDGNLTGVVGAGLTAQVMKARAKIAAGAPIAELLATT; this is translated from the coding sequence ATGAATGGGCCGATCGTCATCATCGGAGCCGGCTTGGCCGGTCTGCGTACTGCCGAGGAGTTGCGCCGCGCCGGATACGAGGGTGAACTGATTCTCGTCGGTGAGGAATCGCGGCTGCCGTACGACCGCCCGCCGCTGTCCAAGCAGTTCGTGCGCGGCGAGACCGACGACACCACGCTGCGCCCCGCCGAATTCTTCGACGAGAAGCAGATCGACCTGCGCTTGAACACCGCGGCGACCGCCGTCGACACCGCGACGCGGCAGGTGCGCCTGGCCGACGGCGGCACGCTCGACTATGACCAGCTGATCATCGCGACCGGACTGCGGCCGCGTCGCCTGCCCGGGCTGCCGGATCTGGGCGGCGTGCACGTGCTGCGCGGTCATGCCGACGCCGCCGCGCTGCGGGCCGAGCTGTCCGATGCCGGTACGGCGCTGGTGGTCGGTGCGGGATTCATCGGCTGTGAACTCGCGGCGAGCTTCCGGGCCAGTGGTGTCGAGGTCGTGCTGGTCGAGCCACAGCCGACACCGTTGGCCTCGGTGCTCGGTGAAAAGGTCGGTGCGCTGGTCGCCCGCATGCATCGGGCCGAGGGGGTGGATCTGCGTTGCGGCACCGGCCTGGACACCTTCCTCGCCGACGACGCCGACCAGGTACGCGGCGCCCGGCTGTCCGATGGCAGTGAGGTGGCCGCCGATCTGGTGGTCATCGGCGTCGGGTCGCGGCCGGTGACCGACTGGCTGGCCGATTCCGGTATCGCGCTCGCCGACCCCGCGGCCGGCGGCGGCGTGCTCGCCGACGAGGTGGGACGCACCTCCGTCGAGGGCGTGTGGGCGGTCGGTGACGTGGCCGCCTGGCTGCACGAGACCGGGTTGCGCAAGCGCGTCGAGCACTGGACCAACGCGGGTGAGCAGGCAAGGCTGCTGGCCTGCGCGCTGCTGGGCGCCGAACCGCCGACGGCGGCGCGGGTACCGTACTTCTGGAGCGATCAGTACGACGTGAAGATCCAGGCGCTCGGCACGCCCAGCGCCAACGACGACGTCCATGTCGTCACCGACGACGGTCGCAAATTCCTCGCCTACTACGCCCAGGATGGCAATCTGACCGGCGTGGTCGGTGCGGGGCTGACCGCTCAGGTGATGAAGGCTCGGGCGAAGATCGCCGCGGGCGCGCCGATCGCGGAACTGCTCGCGACCACCTAG
- a CDS encoding alpha/beta fold hydrolase has translation MSNSALATALDVTEGTWPHGMPYLALGSGRPLVFLRWFTPDHANPSGWLRQSEIKILAPLAAHFRIYAVNRAPGMAQGTTMADIAAQHAAALDAEFGTPVDILGVSSGGSLGLQLAADHPEAVRGLVIASSGYTLENAARQAQLRYGEAAYAGQRALHHMAGVGFKSPVAQRLAAAGMWLADPFARPKNPADTLAFIRAEDAFDLTGRLGEISAPTLVLGGDRDGAYSTDTFRRTADGIPNSRLIIYPDTTHIGVMKHPRFVRDIVAFLAD, from the coding sequence ATGAGTAACTCGGCCCTGGCCACCGCGCTCGATGTCACCGAGGGAACGTGGCCGCATGGTATGCCGTATCTCGCGCTCGGATCCGGGCGGCCGCTGGTCTTCCTGCGGTGGTTCACGCCGGATCACGCCAATCCGTCCGGGTGGCTGCGGCAGTCCGAGATCAAGATATTGGCCCCGCTCGCGGCCCATTTCCGGATCTACGCGGTGAACCGTGCGCCCGGTATGGCGCAGGGCACCACGATGGCCGATATCGCCGCGCAGCACGCGGCGGCGCTGGATGCCGAATTCGGTACGCCCGTCGATATTCTCGGCGTCTCATCGGGGGGATCGCTGGGGCTGCAACTCGCGGCGGATCATCCCGAGGCGGTGCGCGGACTGGTCATCGCGTCCTCCGGCTACACCCTGGAGAACGCCGCACGTCAGGCTCAGCTGCGCTACGGCGAGGCGGCCTACGCGGGTCAGCGGGCACTGCACCACATGGCCGGCGTCGGCTTCAAGTCGCCGGTCGCGCAGCGGCTCGCCGCGGCGGGCATGTGGTTGGCCGATCCCTTCGCGCGCCCGAAGAATCCGGCCGACACCCTGGCCTTCATCCGCGCCGAGGATGCCTTCGACCTCACGGGTCGGCTCGGTGAGATCAGCGCGCCGACCCTGGTCCTCGGCGGCGACCGCGACGGCGCCTACAGCACGGACACCTTCCGCCGCACTGCCGACGGGATCCCGAACTCCCGCTTGATCATCTACCCGGACACCACCCACATCGGTGTGATGAAGCATCCGCGCTTCGTCCGCGATATCGTCGCCTTCCTCGCCGACTAG